In Arachis stenosperma cultivar V10309 chromosome 1, arast.V10309.gnm1.PFL2, whole genome shotgun sequence, one DNA window encodes the following:
- the LOC130941731 gene encoding beta-galactosidase-like isoform X3 — MESLVMSGKKLCVMVLCLYWVHAVTASVTYDHKAIVVNGQRKILFSGSIHYPRSTPQMWPELIQKAKEGGVDVIQTYVFWNGHEPSPGKYYFEDRYDLVKFIKVVQQAGLYVNLRIGPYVCSEWNFGGFPVWLKFVPGIAFRTDNEPFKAAMQKFTEKIVSMMKAENLFETQGGPIILSQIENELGPVEWEIGDPAKAYAKWAAKMAVGLDTGVPWIMCKQEDAPDPVIDTCNGYYCENFTPNKNYKPKMWTENWTGWCTYFGGGVNIRPAEDLAFSVARFIQNGGSFVNYYMYHGGTNFERTSGGPFITTSYDYDAPIDEYGLLNEPKWGHLRDLHKAIKLCEPALISVDPKVTSLGNNLEAHVFKTDSGACAAFLANYDTKSSAKVSFGNEQYELPRWSISILPDCKTEVFNTARIGAQSSQKKMTVVKNAFDWESYIEEPASSSEEDSITANALWEQINITRDSTDYLWYLTDVNIDPNEGFIKIGKWPLLTVMSAGHALLVFINGQHSGTSYAGADFPKLTFNQTVNLRAGNNKISLLSIAVGLPHVGIHFETWNVGVLGPVTLEGVNEGTRDLSHQKWSYKIGLKGEALGLQTVSGSGSVEWAQGTLLAKKQPLTWYKTNFNKPEGNDPLALDMISMGKGQVWINGRSIGRHWPGYIAHGICWDCDYAGSYTDKKCKKNCGEPSQRWYHVPRSWLSLSGNYMVVFEEWGGDPTRISLVKRTTDSVCADIYEDQPTLKNREKLDSGNVIRPKAHLWCPPGKKMSQIKFASYGLPHGSCGNYRQGDCHAHKSYDAPQKRPTFHY, encoded by the exons ATGGAGAGTTTGGTGATGAGTGGGAAGAAGCTTTGTGTGATGGTGTTATGTTTGTACTGGGTTCATGCAGTGACAGCTTCTGTTACATATGATCACAAAGCAATTGTTGTTAATGGGCAGAGAAAGATTCTGTTTTCTGGTTCTATACACTACCCCAGAAGCACACCTCAG ATGTGGCCAGAGCTTATTCAAAAAGCTAAAGAGGGAGGGGTGGATGTTATTCAAACCTATGTGTTTTGGAATGGTCATGAACCTTCTCCAGGAAAA TATTATTTCGAGGATAGGTACGACTTAGTTAAGTTCATCAAGGTAGTGCAGCAAGCTGGACTTTATGTTAATCTCCGAATTGGTCCCTATGTATGTTCTGAATGGAACTTTGG GGGTTTTCCTGTTTGGCTAAAGTTTGTTCCAGGCATTGCTTTCAGAACAGATAATGAGCCTTTCAAG GCAGCAATGCAGAAGTTCACTGAGAAGATTGTGAGTATGATGAAGGCTGAGAATCTGTTTGAGACACAGGGGGGTCCAATAATTCTGTCACAG ATAGAGAATGAGCTTGGACCAGTGGAATGGGAAATTGGTGATCCTGCAAAAGCTTATGCAAAATGGGCAGCTAAAATGGCTGTAGGTCTAGACACTGGTGTCCCTTGGATTATGTGCAAGCAAGAAGATGCTCCTGACCCTGTT ATTGACACATGCAATGGATATTACTGTGAAAACTTCACTCCCAACAAGAACTACAAACCAAAAATGTGGACAGAAAACTGGACAGGCTG GTGCACTTATTTTGGTGGTGGAGTTAATATTAGACCAGCAGAAGACTTGGCATTCTCAGTTGCTAGGTTCATACAAAATGGTGGTTCATTTGTTAACTATTATATG TATCATGGAGGAACTAACTTCGAGCGAACATCTGGTGGCCCCTTCATTACCACTAGCTATGACTATGATGCTCCAATTGATGAATATG GACTTTTAAATGAACCAAAATGGGGACATTTGAGAGATTTGCACAAAGCAATAAAGCTGTGTGAACCAGCTTTGATATCTGTAGATCCAAAGGTGACATCACTTGGAAATAACCTCGAG GCACATGTGTTCAAGACAGATTCTGGTGCTTGTGCTGCATTCCTTGCAAACTATGACACCAAATCTTCTGCAAAAGTTTCATTTGGAAATGAGCAATATGAACTACCACGTTGGTCCATAAGCATTCTTCCTGACTGCAAAACTGAAGTTTTCAACACTGCAAGG ATTGGTGCTCAAAGCTCCCAGAAGAAGATGACTGTTGTAAAGAATGCATTTGATTGGGAGTCATACATTGAAGAACCTGCGTCGTCCAGCGAAGAGGATTCCATCACAGCGAATGCGCTTTGGGAGCAGATCAACATCACTAGAGATTCTACAGATTATTTGTGGTACTTGACAGA TGTCAATATTGATCCTAATGAAGGTTTTATTAAGATTGGAAAATGGCCTCTTCTTACAGTAATGTCAGCAGGCCATGCCTTACTAGTTTTCATTAATGGCCAACATTCAG GAACTTCTTACGCCGGAGCCGACTTTCCTAAACTAACATTTAATCAAACTGTTAATCTAAGGGCTGGCAACAACAAGATTTCTTTACTTAGTATTGCCGTCGGCCTCCCG CATGTTGGCATACACTTTGAGACATGGAATGTTGGGGTGTTAGGCCCTGTGACACTTGAGGGTGTAAATGAAGGGACCAGAGATTTGTCTCACCAGAAATGGTCTTACAAG ATTGGTCTCAAGGGTGAAGCCTTAGGCCTTCAAACCGTGAGTGGGAGTGGCTCTGTTGAATGGGCACAAGGAACCTTATTGGCTAAGAAACAACCTTTGACATGGTACAAG ACGAATTTTAACAAACCAGAAGGAAATGATCCATTGGCTCTAGACATGATCAGCATGGGAAAAGGTCAAGTATGGATAAATGGCCGGAGCATCGGCCGCCATTGGCCAGGATACATAGCACACGGAATTTGTTGGGATTGCGACTATGCCGGATCTTACACTGACAAGAAATGCAAAAAAAACTGTGGAGAACCTAGCCAGAGATG GTACCATGTTCCGAGGTCATGGCTGAGTCTGAGTGGGAACTATATGGTTGTGTTTGAAGAATGGGGAGGTGACCCTACTAGGATTTCTTTGGTGAAAAGAACAACAGATAGTGTGTGTGCTGATATATATGAAGATCAACCAACTCTGAAGAACAGGGAGAAGCTGGATTCTGGAAATGTTATTAGGCCAAAAGCACATTTGTGGTGTCCTCCAGGAAAAAAGATGTCACAGATTAAGTTTGCTAGCTATGGTTTGCCACATGGAAGTTGTGGAAACTATAGACAAGGAGATTGTCATGCTCACAAATCATATGATGCTCCTCAAAAG
- the LOC130941731 gene encoding beta-galactosidase-like isoform X2 — MESLVMSGKKLCVMVLCLYWVHAVTASVTYDHKAIVVNGQRKILFSGSIHYPRSTPQMWPELIQKAKEGGVDVIQTYVFWNGHEPSPGKYYFEDRYDLVKFIKVVQQAGLYVNLRIGPYVCSEWNFGGFPVWLKFVPGIAFRTDNEPFKAAMQKFTEKIVSMMKAENLFETQGGPIILSQIENELGPVEWEIGDPAKAYAKWAAKMAVGLDTGVPWIMCKQEDAPDPVIDTCNGYYCENFTPNKNYKPKMWTENWTGWCTYFGGGVNIRPAEDLAFSVARFIQNGGSFVNYYMYHGGTNFERTSGGPFITTSYDYDAPIDEYGLLNEPKWGHLRDLHKAIKLCEPALISVDPKVTSLGNNLEAHVFKTDSGACAAFLANYDTKSSAKVSFGNEQYELPRWSISILPDCKTEVFNTARIGAQSSQKKMTVVKNAFDWESYIEEPASSSEEDSITANALWEQINITRDSTDYLWYLTDVNIDPNEGFIKIGKWPLLTVMSAGHALLVFINGQHSGTSYAGADFPKLTFNQTVNLRAGNNKISLLSIAVGLPHVGIHFETWNVGVLGPVTLEGVNEGTRDLSHQKWSYKIGLKGEALGLQTVSGSGSVEWAQGTLLAKKQPLTWYKTNFNKPEGNDPLALDMISMGKGQVWINGRSIGRHWPGYIAHGICWDCDYAGSYTDKKCKKNCGEPSQRWYHVPRSWLSLSGNYMVVFEEWGGDPTRISLVKRTTDSVCADIYEDQPTLKNREKLDSGNVIRPKAHLWCPPGKKMSQIKFASYGLPHGSCGNYRQGDCHAHKSYDAPQKFLGETHVQELIRSSQLRPYADRNSLRISIQS, encoded by the exons ATGGAGAGTTTGGTGATGAGTGGGAAGAAGCTTTGTGTGATGGTGTTATGTTTGTACTGGGTTCATGCAGTGACAGCTTCTGTTACATATGATCACAAAGCAATTGTTGTTAATGGGCAGAGAAAGATTCTGTTTTCTGGTTCTATACACTACCCCAGAAGCACACCTCAG ATGTGGCCAGAGCTTATTCAAAAAGCTAAAGAGGGAGGGGTGGATGTTATTCAAACCTATGTGTTTTGGAATGGTCATGAACCTTCTCCAGGAAAA TATTATTTCGAGGATAGGTACGACTTAGTTAAGTTCATCAAGGTAGTGCAGCAAGCTGGACTTTATGTTAATCTCCGAATTGGTCCCTATGTATGTTCTGAATGGAACTTTGG GGGTTTTCCTGTTTGGCTAAAGTTTGTTCCAGGCATTGCTTTCAGAACAGATAATGAGCCTTTCAAG GCAGCAATGCAGAAGTTCACTGAGAAGATTGTGAGTATGATGAAGGCTGAGAATCTGTTTGAGACACAGGGGGGTCCAATAATTCTGTCACAG ATAGAGAATGAGCTTGGACCAGTGGAATGGGAAATTGGTGATCCTGCAAAAGCTTATGCAAAATGGGCAGCTAAAATGGCTGTAGGTCTAGACACTGGTGTCCCTTGGATTATGTGCAAGCAAGAAGATGCTCCTGACCCTGTT ATTGACACATGCAATGGATATTACTGTGAAAACTTCACTCCCAACAAGAACTACAAACCAAAAATGTGGACAGAAAACTGGACAGGCTG GTGCACTTATTTTGGTGGTGGAGTTAATATTAGACCAGCAGAAGACTTGGCATTCTCAGTTGCTAGGTTCATACAAAATGGTGGTTCATTTGTTAACTATTATATG TATCATGGAGGAACTAACTTCGAGCGAACATCTGGTGGCCCCTTCATTACCACTAGCTATGACTATGATGCTCCAATTGATGAATATG GACTTTTAAATGAACCAAAATGGGGACATTTGAGAGATTTGCACAAAGCAATAAAGCTGTGTGAACCAGCTTTGATATCTGTAGATCCAAAGGTGACATCACTTGGAAATAACCTCGAG GCACATGTGTTCAAGACAGATTCTGGTGCTTGTGCTGCATTCCTTGCAAACTATGACACCAAATCTTCTGCAAAAGTTTCATTTGGAAATGAGCAATATGAACTACCACGTTGGTCCATAAGCATTCTTCCTGACTGCAAAACTGAAGTTTTCAACACTGCAAGG ATTGGTGCTCAAAGCTCCCAGAAGAAGATGACTGTTGTAAAGAATGCATTTGATTGGGAGTCATACATTGAAGAACCTGCGTCGTCCAGCGAAGAGGATTCCATCACAGCGAATGCGCTTTGGGAGCAGATCAACATCACTAGAGATTCTACAGATTATTTGTGGTACTTGACAGA TGTCAATATTGATCCTAATGAAGGTTTTATTAAGATTGGAAAATGGCCTCTTCTTACAGTAATGTCAGCAGGCCATGCCTTACTAGTTTTCATTAATGGCCAACATTCAG GAACTTCTTACGCCGGAGCCGACTTTCCTAAACTAACATTTAATCAAACTGTTAATCTAAGGGCTGGCAACAACAAGATTTCTTTACTTAGTATTGCCGTCGGCCTCCCG CATGTTGGCATACACTTTGAGACATGGAATGTTGGGGTGTTAGGCCCTGTGACACTTGAGGGTGTAAATGAAGGGACCAGAGATTTGTCTCACCAGAAATGGTCTTACAAG ATTGGTCTCAAGGGTGAAGCCTTAGGCCTTCAAACCGTGAGTGGGAGTGGCTCTGTTGAATGGGCACAAGGAACCTTATTGGCTAAGAAACAACCTTTGACATGGTACAAG ACGAATTTTAACAAACCAGAAGGAAATGATCCATTGGCTCTAGACATGATCAGCATGGGAAAAGGTCAAGTATGGATAAATGGCCGGAGCATCGGCCGCCATTGGCCAGGATACATAGCACACGGAATTTGTTGGGATTGCGACTATGCCGGATCTTACACTGACAAGAAATGCAAAAAAAACTGTGGAGAACCTAGCCAGAGATG GTACCATGTTCCGAGGTCATGGCTGAGTCTGAGTGGGAACTATATGGTTGTGTTTGAAGAATGGGGAGGTGACCCTACTAGGATTTCTTTGGTGAAAAGAACAACAGATAGTGTGTGTGCTGATATATATGAAGATCAACCAACTCTGAAGAACAGGGAGAAGCTGGATTCTGGAAATGTTATTAGGCCAAAAGCACATTTGTGGTGTCCTCCAGGAAAAAAGATGTCACAGATTAAGTTTGCTAGCTATGGTTTGCCACATGGAAGTTGTGGAAACTATAGACAAGGAGATTGTCATGCTCACAAATCATATGATGCTCCTCAAAAG
- the LOC130941731 gene encoding beta-galactosidase-like isoform X1 translates to MESLVMSGKKLCVMVLCLYWVHAVTASVTYDHKAIVVNGQRKILFSGSIHYPRSTPQMWPELIQKAKEGGVDVIQTYVFWNGHEPSPGKYYFEDRYDLVKFIKVVQQAGLYVNLRIGPYVCSEWNFGGFPVWLKFVPGIAFRTDNEPFKAAMQKFTEKIVSMMKAENLFETQGGPIILSQIENELGPVEWEIGDPAKAYAKWAAKMAVGLDTGVPWIMCKQEDAPDPVIDTCNGYYCENFTPNKNYKPKMWTENWTGWCTYFGGGVNIRPAEDLAFSVARFIQNGGSFVNYYMYHGGTNFERTSGGPFITTSYDYDAPIDEYGLLNEPKWGHLRDLHKAIKLCEPALISVDPKVTSLGNNLEAHVFKTDSGACAAFLANYDTKSSAKVSFGNEQYELPRWSISILPDCKTEVFNTARIGAQSSQKKMTVVKNAFDWESYIEEPASSSEEDSITANALWEQINITRDSTDYLWYLTDVNIDPNEGFIKIGKWPLLTVMSAGHALLVFINGQHSGTSYAGADFPKLTFNQTVNLRAGNNKISLLSIAVGLPHVGIHFETWNVGVLGPVTLEGVNEGTRDLSHQKWSYKIGLKGEALGLQTVSGSGSVEWAQGTLLAKKQPLTWYKTNFNKPEGNDPLALDMISMGKGQVWINGRSIGRHWPGYIAHGICWDCDYAGSYTDKKCKKNCGEPSQRWYHVPRSWLSLSGNYMVVFEEWGGDPTRISLVKRTTDSVCADIYEDQPTLKNREKLDSGNVIRPKAHLWCPPGKKMSQIKFASYGLPHGSCGNYRQGDCHAHKSYDAPQKNCIGKQSCMVTVASEVFGGDPCPGIDKKLSVEAICR, encoded by the exons ATGGAGAGTTTGGTGATGAGTGGGAAGAAGCTTTGTGTGATGGTGTTATGTTTGTACTGGGTTCATGCAGTGACAGCTTCTGTTACATATGATCACAAAGCAATTGTTGTTAATGGGCAGAGAAAGATTCTGTTTTCTGGTTCTATACACTACCCCAGAAGCACACCTCAG ATGTGGCCAGAGCTTATTCAAAAAGCTAAAGAGGGAGGGGTGGATGTTATTCAAACCTATGTGTTTTGGAATGGTCATGAACCTTCTCCAGGAAAA TATTATTTCGAGGATAGGTACGACTTAGTTAAGTTCATCAAGGTAGTGCAGCAAGCTGGACTTTATGTTAATCTCCGAATTGGTCCCTATGTATGTTCTGAATGGAACTTTGG GGGTTTTCCTGTTTGGCTAAAGTTTGTTCCAGGCATTGCTTTCAGAACAGATAATGAGCCTTTCAAG GCAGCAATGCAGAAGTTCACTGAGAAGATTGTGAGTATGATGAAGGCTGAGAATCTGTTTGAGACACAGGGGGGTCCAATAATTCTGTCACAG ATAGAGAATGAGCTTGGACCAGTGGAATGGGAAATTGGTGATCCTGCAAAAGCTTATGCAAAATGGGCAGCTAAAATGGCTGTAGGTCTAGACACTGGTGTCCCTTGGATTATGTGCAAGCAAGAAGATGCTCCTGACCCTGTT ATTGACACATGCAATGGATATTACTGTGAAAACTTCACTCCCAACAAGAACTACAAACCAAAAATGTGGACAGAAAACTGGACAGGCTG GTGCACTTATTTTGGTGGTGGAGTTAATATTAGACCAGCAGAAGACTTGGCATTCTCAGTTGCTAGGTTCATACAAAATGGTGGTTCATTTGTTAACTATTATATG TATCATGGAGGAACTAACTTCGAGCGAACATCTGGTGGCCCCTTCATTACCACTAGCTATGACTATGATGCTCCAATTGATGAATATG GACTTTTAAATGAACCAAAATGGGGACATTTGAGAGATTTGCACAAAGCAATAAAGCTGTGTGAACCAGCTTTGATATCTGTAGATCCAAAGGTGACATCACTTGGAAATAACCTCGAG GCACATGTGTTCAAGACAGATTCTGGTGCTTGTGCTGCATTCCTTGCAAACTATGACACCAAATCTTCTGCAAAAGTTTCATTTGGAAATGAGCAATATGAACTACCACGTTGGTCCATAAGCATTCTTCCTGACTGCAAAACTGAAGTTTTCAACACTGCAAGG ATTGGTGCTCAAAGCTCCCAGAAGAAGATGACTGTTGTAAAGAATGCATTTGATTGGGAGTCATACATTGAAGAACCTGCGTCGTCCAGCGAAGAGGATTCCATCACAGCGAATGCGCTTTGGGAGCAGATCAACATCACTAGAGATTCTACAGATTATTTGTGGTACTTGACAGA TGTCAATATTGATCCTAATGAAGGTTTTATTAAGATTGGAAAATGGCCTCTTCTTACAGTAATGTCAGCAGGCCATGCCTTACTAGTTTTCATTAATGGCCAACATTCAG GAACTTCTTACGCCGGAGCCGACTTTCCTAAACTAACATTTAATCAAACTGTTAATCTAAGGGCTGGCAACAACAAGATTTCTTTACTTAGTATTGCCGTCGGCCTCCCG CATGTTGGCATACACTTTGAGACATGGAATGTTGGGGTGTTAGGCCCTGTGACACTTGAGGGTGTAAATGAAGGGACCAGAGATTTGTCTCACCAGAAATGGTCTTACAAG ATTGGTCTCAAGGGTGAAGCCTTAGGCCTTCAAACCGTGAGTGGGAGTGGCTCTGTTGAATGGGCACAAGGAACCTTATTGGCTAAGAAACAACCTTTGACATGGTACAAG ACGAATTTTAACAAACCAGAAGGAAATGATCCATTGGCTCTAGACATGATCAGCATGGGAAAAGGTCAAGTATGGATAAATGGCCGGAGCATCGGCCGCCATTGGCCAGGATACATAGCACACGGAATTTGTTGGGATTGCGACTATGCCGGATCTTACACTGACAAGAAATGCAAAAAAAACTGTGGAGAACCTAGCCAGAGATG GTACCATGTTCCGAGGTCATGGCTGAGTCTGAGTGGGAACTATATGGTTGTGTTTGAAGAATGGGGAGGTGACCCTACTAGGATTTCTTTGGTGAAAAGAACAACAGATAGTGTGTGTGCTGATATATATGAAGATCAACCAACTCTGAAGAACAGGGAGAAGCTGGATTCTGGAAATGTTATTAGGCCAAAAGCACATTTGTGGTGTCCTCCAGGAAAAAAGATGTCACAGATTAAGTTTGCTAGCTATGGTTTGCCACATGGAAGTTGTGGAAACTATAGACAAGGAGATTGTCATGCTCACAAATCATATGATGCTCCTCAAAAG
- the LOC130941731 gene encoding beta-galactosidase-like isoform X4 has translation MQKFTEKIVSMMKAENLFETQGGPIILSQIENELGPVEWEIGDPAKAYAKWAAKMAVGLDTGVPWIMCKQEDAPDPVIDTCNGYYCENFTPNKNYKPKMWTENWTGWCTYFGGGVNIRPAEDLAFSVARFIQNGGSFVNYYMYHGGTNFERTSGGPFITTSYDYDAPIDEYGLLNEPKWGHLRDLHKAIKLCEPALISVDPKVTSLGNNLEAHVFKTDSGACAAFLANYDTKSSAKVSFGNEQYELPRWSISILPDCKTEVFNTARIGAQSSQKKMTVVKNAFDWESYIEEPASSSEEDSITANALWEQINITRDSTDYLWYLTDVNIDPNEGFIKIGKWPLLTVMSAGHALLVFINGQHSGTSYAGADFPKLTFNQTVNLRAGNNKISLLSIAVGLPHVGIHFETWNVGVLGPVTLEGVNEGTRDLSHQKWSYKIGLKGEALGLQTVSGSGSVEWAQGTLLAKKQPLTWYKTNFNKPEGNDPLALDMISMGKGQVWINGRSIGRHWPGYIAHGICWDCDYAGSYTDKKCKKNCGEPSQRWYHVPRSWLSLSGNYMVVFEEWGGDPTRISLVKRTTDSVCADIYEDQPTLKNREKLDSGNVIRPKAHLWCPPGKKMSQIKFASYGLPHGSCGNYRQGDCHAHKSYDAPQKNCIGKQSCMVTVASEVFGGDPCPGIDKKLSVEAICR, from the exons ATGCAGAAGTTCACTGAGAAGATTGTGAGTATGATGAAGGCTGAGAATCTGTTTGAGACACAGGGGGGTCCAATAATTCTGTCACAG ATAGAGAATGAGCTTGGACCAGTGGAATGGGAAATTGGTGATCCTGCAAAAGCTTATGCAAAATGGGCAGCTAAAATGGCTGTAGGTCTAGACACTGGTGTCCCTTGGATTATGTGCAAGCAAGAAGATGCTCCTGACCCTGTT ATTGACACATGCAATGGATATTACTGTGAAAACTTCACTCCCAACAAGAACTACAAACCAAAAATGTGGACAGAAAACTGGACAGGCTG GTGCACTTATTTTGGTGGTGGAGTTAATATTAGACCAGCAGAAGACTTGGCATTCTCAGTTGCTAGGTTCATACAAAATGGTGGTTCATTTGTTAACTATTATATG TATCATGGAGGAACTAACTTCGAGCGAACATCTGGTGGCCCCTTCATTACCACTAGCTATGACTATGATGCTCCAATTGATGAATATG GACTTTTAAATGAACCAAAATGGGGACATTTGAGAGATTTGCACAAAGCAATAAAGCTGTGTGAACCAGCTTTGATATCTGTAGATCCAAAGGTGACATCACTTGGAAATAACCTCGAG GCACATGTGTTCAAGACAGATTCTGGTGCTTGTGCTGCATTCCTTGCAAACTATGACACCAAATCTTCTGCAAAAGTTTCATTTGGAAATGAGCAATATGAACTACCACGTTGGTCCATAAGCATTCTTCCTGACTGCAAAACTGAAGTTTTCAACACTGCAAGG ATTGGTGCTCAAAGCTCCCAGAAGAAGATGACTGTTGTAAAGAATGCATTTGATTGGGAGTCATACATTGAAGAACCTGCGTCGTCCAGCGAAGAGGATTCCATCACAGCGAATGCGCTTTGGGAGCAGATCAACATCACTAGAGATTCTACAGATTATTTGTGGTACTTGACAGA TGTCAATATTGATCCTAATGAAGGTTTTATTAAGATTGGAAAATGGCCTCTTCTTACAGTAATGTCAGCAGGCCATGCCTTACTAGTTTTCATTAATGGCCAACATTCAG GAACTTCTTACGCCGGAGCCGACTTTCCTAAACTAACATTTAATCAAACTGTTAATCTAAGGGCTGGCAACAACAAGATTTCTTTACTTAGTATTGCCGTCGGCCTCCCG CATGTTGGCATACACTTTGAGACATGGAATGTTGGGGTGTTAGGCCCTGTGACACTTGAGGGTGTAAATGAAGGGACCAGAGATTTGTCTCACCAGAAATGGTCTTACAAG ATTGGTCTCAAGGGTGAAGCCTTAGGCCTTCAAACCGTGAGTGGGAGTGGCTCTGTTGAATGGGCACAAGGAACCTTATTGGCTAAGAAACAACCTTTGACATGGTACAAG ACGAATTTTAACAAACCAGAAGGAAATGATCCATTGGCTCTAGACATGATCAGCATGGGAAAAGGTCAAGTATGGATAAATGGCCGGAGCATCGGCCGCCATTGGCCAGGATACATAGCACACGGAATTTGTTGGGATTGCGACTATGCCGGATCTTACACTGACAAGAAATGCAAAAAAAACTGTGGAGAACCTAGCCAGAGATG GTACCATGTTCCGAGGTCATGGCTGAGTCTGAGTGGGAACTATATGGTTGTGTTTGAAGAATGGGGAGGTGACCCTACTAGGATTTCTTTGGTGAAAAGAACAACAGATAGTGTGTGTGCTGATATATATGAAGATCAACCAACTCTGAAGAACAGGGAGAAGCTGGATTCTGGAAATGTTATTAGGCCAAAAGCACATTTGTGGTGTCCTCCAGGAAAAAAGATGTCACAGATTAAGTTTGCTAGCTATGGTTTGCCACATGGAAGTTGTGGAAACTATAGACAAGGAGATTGTCATGCTCACAAATCATATGATGCTCCTCAAAAG